Part of the Kitasatospora sp. NBC_00374 genome is shown below.
TGAGGGCTTCCGGGCCGGAGGAGGCGGAGACGACTTCGTGGTCGTGGGTGCCGAGGACGGCTTCGAGGGCCAGGAGGTTGGGGTGCTGGTCGTCGACCAGGAGCACCTTGGGCTGGCCGGTCAGCGTCGGCCTGGTGGCGGGGTCGACCAGCTGGACCAGTTCGGGCTCGGGTAGGAGGGTGCCCTGCTGGTTCTCGACCACGGCGAGCTGGCGCTCCAGCAGGTTGCAGCGGACCTCGGCGAAGGCGGCGCGCTGGCGGGTCTCCTCCAGTTCGCGGCTGAGCCGGGTGACTTCCATGGCGAGGATCTGCCGTTCGGTGAGGATCTTCGCCATGTCCTCGTCGGGCACGATCGGGAGCGCCTCCGCGGTCGGCACAGGATCCTGGTCCGTCTCCAGCCGCTTCAGGCGCAGGTCAAGGTCGGCGATGAGGTGGTGGTAGTCGTCCAGGGCGTGGTCGAGTTCGTCCTTACGGGCGCTGGTGCGCCTGGCTTCCTGGTCGGCGGCCTTCAGCTGGCCTTCGAGTTGCTGGACGGCCTGGCTGATGGAGGCGCTGGTGCGCAGGGCCGCCAGGCGCAGGCCGCGAAGGCGGTCGTGGGTGGCGGGGTCGATCTGGGTGCCACGCTCCTCGGCGACGTGGCGGAAGAGGTCTCGATGAAGTCCCACTGGGGGATGCGGGTGCCGCCTAAGTAGCGGGAGAGGGTGCCGGGGCTGATGTAGCAGCGGGTCGCGTAGCGGCGGGCGGACAGGGCCAGTTCCAGGAACAACTCGCGTAGGGCTTCGGCGAAGGCCCGGCACTCGCTGTTGAGTTTGTCGTCCAGCGGCTGAAGCCCGCCCATTCCCACCCCTTTGACCGGCCCGTCCGGTACCGGTTCGCCTTCAAGCCCCGCCACCCGCTCGGGCGGCCACCCCATGCCCCCCCGGTGCGCAGCGGTCACGGGGACGATTCCTCGCACTCGGTCTCCGGGCCGGCGACGAGCCGGTCGAAGAACGGGACCGCGACGCCGAACGCTCCGGCCCCGTACAGGACGCACTGCGCGGTCGGCGAGCCGGACAGCCGGCACAGCACCCCCGCCCCGATCCCGGTGA
Proteins encoded:
- a CDS encoding PleD family two-component system response regulator, with amino-acid sequence MGLHRDLFRHVAEERGTQIDPATHDRLRGLRLAALRTSASISQAVQQLEGQLKAADQEARRTSARKDELDHALDDYHHLIADLDLRLKRLETDQDPVPTAEALPIVPDEDMAKILTERQILAMEVTRLSRELEETRQRAAFAEVRCNLLERQLAVVENQQGTLLPEPELVQLVDPATRPTLTGQPKVLLVDDQHPNLLALEAVLGTHDHEVVSASSGPEALKALLESDDFAVIILDIQMPEMDGYETAAHIKRRARTRDIPIIFLTAIGNDPEYSMRGYAAGAVDFIVKPFDPWALRAKVAVFVEIYLERRLYALPR